In Lathamus discolor isolate bLatDis1 chromosome 12, bLatDis1.hap1, whole genome shotgun sequence, a genomic segment contains:
- the LOC136021127 gene encoding glutathione S-transferase theta-1 isoform X1, producing the protein MGLELYLDLLSQPCRSIYIFARSNNIPFEFKQVELFKDSVLGKKPAAGSGAEQPHAGPSNSEGAGKVSLLKKVPALKDGDFTLAECTAILLYLSRKYNTPDHWYPSDIQKRAQVDEYLSWHHANIRANAPKTMWIKVLIPLFTGQPLPSEKLQEVMEGLSASLKQFEERFLQDKAFIIGSEISLADLVAVVELMQPVGVGCDIFEDRPRLMEWRRRVEDAVGKELFLQAHEMIFSIKELSNIQIHPQLKEHLAPVLMKILK; encoded by the exons ATGGGGCTGGAGCTGTACCTGGACCTGCTCTCGCAGCCCTGCCGCTCCATCTACATCTTCGCCCGCAGCAACAACATCCCCTTCGAGTTCAAGCAGGTGGAGCTCTTCAAAG ACTCGGTGCTGGGGAAGAAgccggcggcggggagcggcgcgGAGCAGCCCCATGCAG GGCCGTCAAATAGCGAAGGAGCTGGCAAAGTCAGCCTCTTGAAGAAGGTACCAGCACTAAAGGATGGAGACTTTACCCTAGCAGAATG CACCGCCATTCTGCTGTATCTGAGTCGAAAGTACAACACACCTGACCACTGGTACCCATCAGACATACAGAAACGGGCCCAGGTAGATGAATACCTCTCGTGGCATCATGCTAACATCCGGGCTAACGCTCCTAAGACCATGTGGATCAAG GTGCTGATTCCCCTCTTCACAGGGCAGCCACTGCCCTCTGAGAAACTCCAGGAGGTTATGGAGGGGCTTTCCGCTTCCCTGAAGCAGTTTGAGGAGAGGTTTCTGCAGGACAAGGCTTTTATCATCGGGAGTGAGATCTCTCTGGCAGATCTTGTGGCCGTGGTGGAGCTGATGCAG cctgtgggagttgGTTGTGACATCTTTGAAGACAGACCTCGGCTGATGGAGTGGCGCAGGCGGGtggaggatgctgtggggaaAGAGCTTTTCCTTCAAGCCCATGAGATGATCTTCAGCATCAAAGAACTGAGCAACATTCAAATTCATCCGCAGCTGAAGGAGCATCTGGCACCTGTGTTGATGAAGATATTGAAATGA
- the LOC136021054 gene encoding D-dopachrome decarboxylase: MPFLELDTNLPAGRLPPALAQDLCAAAADILGKPAERVSVTVRSGLPMVVAGSAEPCAQLLVSSIGVVGSAEQNQRHSARFFDVLTAQLGLGPERIVIRFYPLEPWQIGKNRTVMTFL, translated from the exons ATGCCGTTCCTGGAGCTCGACACCAACCTGCCGGCCGGGCGGCTGCCGCCGGCGCTGGCCCAGGACCTGTGCGCGGCCGCCGCAGACATCTTGGGCAAGCCGGCGGAG CGGGTGAGCGTGACGGTGCGGAGCGGGCTGCCCATGGTGGTGGCGGGCTCGGCCGAGCCCTGCGCGCAGCTGCTCGTCTCCTCCATCGGCGTGGTGGGCTCGGCGGAGCAGAACCAGCGGCACAGCGCCCGCTTCTTCGATGTCCTGACGGCGCAGCTGGGCCTCGGCCCCGAGCG GATTGTCATCCGCTTTTACCCACTGGAGCCCTGGCAGATTGGCAAGAACAGAACAGTCATGACATTCCTGTGA
- the LOC136021127 gene encoding glutathione S-transferase theta-1 isoform X2 gives MGLELYLDLLSQPCRSIYIFARSNNIPFEFKQVELFKGPSNSEGAGKVSLLKKVPALKDGDFTLAECTAILLYLSRKYNTPDHWYPSDIQKRAQVDEYLSWHHANIRANAPKTMWIKVLIPLFTGQPLPSEKLQEVMEGLSASLKQFEERFLQDKAFIIGSEISLADLVAVVELMQPVGVGCDIFEDRPRLMEWRRRVEDAVGKELFLQAHEMIFSIKELSNIQIHPQLKEHLAPVLMKILK, from the exons ATGGGGCTGGAGCTGTACCTGGACCTGCTCTCGCAGCCCTGCCGCTCCATCTACATCTTCGCCCGCAGCAACAACATCCCCTTCGAGTTCAAGCAGGTGGAGCTCTTCAAAG GGCCGTCAAATAGCGAAGGAGCTGGCAAAGTCAGCCTCTTGAAGAAGGTACCAGCACTAAAGGATGGAGACTTTACCCTAGCAGAATG CACCGCCATTCTGCTGTATCTGAGTCGAAAGTACAACACACCTGACCACTGGTACCCATCAGACATACAGAAACGGGCCCAGGTAGATGAATACCTCTCGTGGCATCATGCTAACATCCGGGCTAACGCTCCTAAGACCATGTGGATCAAG GTGCTGATTCCCCTCTTCACAGGGCAGCCACTGCCCTCTGAGAAACTCCAGGAGGTTATGGAGGGGCTTTCCGCTTCCCTGAAGCAGTTTGAGGAGAGGTTTCTGCAGGACAAGGCTTTTATCATCGGGAGTGAGATCTCTCTGGCAGATCTTGTGGCCGTGGTGGAGCTGATGCAG cctgtgggagttgGTTGTGACATCTTTGAAGACAGACCTCGGCTGATGGAGTGGCGCAGGCGGGtggaggatgctgtggggaaAGAGCTTTTCCTTCAAGCCCATGAGATGATCTTCAGCATCAAAGAACTGAGCAACATTCAAATTCATCCGCAGCTGAAGGAGCATCTGGCACCTGTGTTGATGAAGATATTGAAATGA